A window of Choloepus didactylus isolate mChoDid1 chromosome 21, mChoDid1.pri, whole genome shotgun sequence contains these coding sequences:
- the LOC119517350 gene encoding sulfotransferase 1A1-like, producing the protein MEQGQDIFRLPLEYVKGVPLIKHFADALGPLQSFQARPDDLLISTYPKSGTTWVCEILDMIYHDGDMEKCQRAPIFIRVPFLEFSVPGLPSGLESLKDTPAPRLLKTHLPLALLPQTLLDQKVKVIYVARNAKDVAVSYYHFYHMARVHPDPGTWDSFLEKFMAGEVSYGPWYQHVQEWWELRNTHPILYLFYEDMKENPKREIWKILKFVGRSLPEETIDRIIQYTSFKEMKENPMANYSTLSRDFMDHEVSAFMRKGITGDWKSTFTVAQNERFDAYYAEKMARSSLKFRAQL; encoded by the exons ATGGAGCAAGGTCAGGACATCTTCCGCCTGCCACTCGAGTATGTGAAAGGGGTCCCTCTCATCAAGCACTTTGCAGATGCACTAGGGCCACTGCAGAGCTTCCAGGCCAGGCCCGATGACCTGCTCATCAGCACCTACCCCAAATCCG GCACCACATGGGTGTGCGAGATCCTGGACATGATCTACCATGATGGCGATATGGAAAAGTGCCAGCGGGCCCCCATCTTCATCCGGGTGCCTTTCCTGGAGTTcagtgtcccagggcttccctcaG GTTTGGAGTCTCTGAAGGATACACCAGCCCCACGGCTCCTCAAGACGCACTTGCCCCTGGCCCTGCTCCCCCAAACCCTGCTGGATCAGAAGGTCAAG GTGATCTACGTTGCCCGCAATGCCAAAGATGTGGCCGTCTCCTATTATCACTTCTACCACATGGCCAGAGTGCACCCAGATCCTGGCACCTGGGACAGCTTCCTGGAGAAGTTCATGGCTGGGGAAG TGTCCTACGGGCCCTGGTACCAGCATGTGCAGGAGTGGTGGGAGCTGAGAAACACCCATCCCATTCTCTACCTATTCTACGAGGACATGAAGGAG AACCCCAAGAGGGAGATATGGAAGATCTTGAAGTTTGTGGGGCGCTCCCTGCCTGAAGAGACCATAGATCGCATCATCCAGTACACAtctttcaaggaaatgaaggagaaCCCCATGGCTAATTACAGCACTTTGTCCCGTGACTTCATGGACCATGAGGTTTCTGCCTTCATGAGGAAAG gcATCACAGGGGACTGGAAAAGCACCTTCACTGTGGCCCAGAACGAGCGCTTTGATGCCTACTATGCTGAGAAGATGGCACGCTCAAGCCTCAAGTTCCGTGCCCAGCTGTGA
- the BOLA2B gene encoding LOW QUALITY PROTEIN: bolA-like protein 2 (The sequence of the model RefSeq protein was modified relative to this genomic sequence to represent the inferred CDS: inserted 3 bases in 3 codons) — protein MLVSEKALWGDRDTHQATAMQAGAPPPGRSWGVQTGPRPPCRWRTPITVGSCRGQPSAGSYWPAEGQDCWKAGLAGGRRSQVTDASVRAEVXASAEVAPVRAEXSVTGIRAGVPTPLGCXSPSAAAMELNAEYLREKLQRELEAEYVEVEDTTLNRCASSFRVLVVSAKFEGKSLLQRHRLVNTCLVEELPHIHAFEQKTLTPEQWTRERQK, from the exons ATGCTCGTCTCGGAAAAAGCGCTTTGGGGCGATCGAGACACCCATCAGGCCACAGCCATGCAGGCTGGTGCACCCCCTCCTGGCAGGAGCTGGGGTGTTCAAACCGGCCCCAGGCCGCCGTGCCGGTGGCGAACCCCAATTACCGTCGGCTCCTGCAGAGGCCAGCCCTCTGCAGGCTCCTATTGGCCAGCGGAGGGCCAAGACTGTTGGAAAGCTGGGCTTGCGGGAGGACGGAGGAGCCAGGTGACGGACGCCTCGGTGAGGGCGGAAG CTGCCTCGGCGGAAGTGGCGCCAGTAAGGGCGG GCAGTGTGACCGGTATCCGGGCTGGGGTACCGACCCCGCTGGGCT GGTCCCCATCGGCCGCCGCAATGGAACTCAACGCCGAGTATCTCCGGGAGAAGCTGCAGCGGGAGCTGGAAGCGGAGTACGTG GAGGTGGAGGACACGACTCTCAACCGTTGCGCGTCCAGCTTCCGAGTCCTGGTGGTGTCGGCCAAGTTCGAGGGGAAGTCCCTGCTTCAGAGACACAG ACTGGTGAACACGTGCCTAGTGGAAGAGCTTCCACACATCCACGCCTTTGAGCAGAAGACCCTGACCCCGGAGCAGTGGACCCGTGAGCGGCAGAAATGA
- the CORO1A gene encoding coronin-1A: MSRQVVRSSKFRHVFGQPAKADQCYEDVRVSQTTWDSGFCAVNPKFVALICEASGGGAFLVLPLGKTGRVDKNAPTVCGHTAPVLDIAWCPHNDNVIASGSEDCTIMVWEIPDGGLTLPLREPVVTLEGHTKRVGIVTWHPTAQNVLLSAGCDNVILVWDVGTGAAMLTLGPDVHPDTIYSVDWSRDGALICTSCRDKRVRIIEPRKGTVVAEKDRPHEGTRPVHAVFASDGKILTTGFSRMSERQVALWDTKHLEEPLSLQELDTSSGVLLPFFDPDTNIVYLCGKGDSSIRYFEITSEAPFLHYLSMFSSKESQRGMGYMPKRGLEVNKCEIARFYKLHERRCEPIAMTVPRKSDLFQEDLYPPTAGPDPALTAEEWLGGRDAGPLLISLKDGYVPPKSRELRVNRGLDTGRRRAATETSGTPNSDAVSRLEEEMRKLQATVQELQKRLDRLEEMVQAK; this comes from the exons CAGTGCTATGAGGACGTGCGCGTCTCACAGACCACCTGGGACAGCGGCTTCTGCGCCGTCAACCCCAAGTTTGTGGCCCTGATCTGTGAGGCCAGTGGGGGAGGCGCCTTCCTGGTGCTGCCCCTGGGCAAG ACTGGACGTGTGGACAAGAACGCACCCACGGTCTGTGGCCACACAGCCCCTGTGCTGGACATTGCCTGGTGCCCGCACAATGACAACGTTATTGCCAGTGGCTCCGAGGATTGCACAATCATG GTGTGGGAGATCCCTGATGGGGGCCTGACGCTGCCCTTGCGGGAGCCCGTCGTCACCTTGGAGGGCCACACCAAGCGGGTGGGCATCGTGACCTGGCACCCCACGGCCCAGAATGTGCTGCTCAGTGCAG GCTGTGACAACGTGATCCTGGTGTGGGACGTGGGCACGGGGGCGGCCATGCTGACGCTGGGCCCGGACGTGCACCCGGACACAATCTACAGCGTGGACTGGAGCCGGGACGGGGCCCTCATCTGCACCTCCTGTCGCGACAAGCGCGTGCGCATCATCGAGCCCCGCAAAGGCACTGTGGTAGCT GAGAAGGACCGTCCCCATGAGGGAACCCGGCCCGTGCATGCCGTGTTCGCGTCTGATGGGAAGATCCTGACTACAGGCTTCAGCCGCATGAGCGAGCGGCAGGTGGCACTGTGGGACACG AAGCACCTGGAGGAGCCACTGTCCCTGCAGGAGCTGGACACAAGCAGTGGCGTCCTGCTGCCCTTCTTCGACCCCGATACCAACATCGTCTACCTCTGTGGCAAG GGTGACAGCTCTATCCGGTACTTTGAGATCACTTCCGAGGCACCGTTCCTGCACTATCTCTCCATGTTCAGCTCCAAGGAGTCCCAGCGTGGCATGGGCTACATGCCCAAACGTGGCCTGGAGGTGAACAAGTGTGAGATTGCCAG ATTCTACAAGCTGCACGAGCGGAGGTGTGAGCCCATCGCCATGACAGTGCCTAGAAAG TCGGACCTGTTCCAGGAGGACCTGTACCCACCCACTGCAGGGCCTGACCCTGCCCTCACAGCCGAGGAGTGGCTGGGGGGTCGGGATGCTGGGCCACTCCTCATTTCCCTCAAGGATGGCTACGTACCCCCAAAGAGCCGGGAACTGAGGGTCAACCGGGGCCTGGACACTGGGCGCAGGAGGGCAGCAACCGAGACCAGTGGCACTCCCAACTCG GATGCCGTATCCCGGCTGGAGGAGGAGATGAGGAAGCTCCAGGCCACGGTGCAGGAGCTGCAGAAGCGCTTGGACAGGCTGGAGGAAATGGTCCAGGCCAAGTAG
- the SLX1A gene encoding structure-specific endonuclease subunit SLX1 — translation MGPSEGAARRGRFFGVYLLYCLNPRYRGRIYVGFTVNPARRVQQHNGGRKKGGAWRTSGRGPWEMVLLVHGFPSAVAALRFEWAWQHPQASRRLMHVGPRTRGEASFAFHLRVLAHMLRAPPWARLPLTLRWLRPDFRRDLCPPPPPHVPLAFGPPPPRRALAPRRQDLPSAGTEAERCTLCTRALQDEEGPLCCPHPSCPLRAHVICLAEEFLQEEPGQLLPLEGQCPGCKNSLLWGDLIWLCRMGTEEEDEEDEDSELEEEHWTDMLAP, via the exons ATGGGCCCCTCGGAGGGCGCGGCGAGGCGGGGACGCTTCTTCGGCGTCTACCTGCTCTACTGCCTGAACCCTCGGTACCGGGGCCGCATCTACGTGGGCTTCACCGTCAATCCTGCTCGTCGGGTTCAGCAGCACAACGGGGGCCGCAAAAAAGGCGGGGCCTGGAGGACCAGCGGGCGCGGTCCCTG GGAGATGGTGCTCCTCGTGCACGGCTTCCCGTCCGCCGTGGCCGCCCTCCGG TTCGAGTGGGCCTGGCAACACCCGCAGGCCTCGCGCCGCCTGATGCACGTGGGGCCGCGCACGCGCGGCGAGGCCTCCTTCGCCTTCCACCTGCGCGTGCTGGCGCACATGCTGCGCGCGCCGCCCTGGGCGCGCCTCCCACTCACGCTGCGCTGGCTGCGCCCGGACTTCCGCCGGGACCTCTGCCCGCCGCCGCCTCCCCACGTGCCACTGGCCTTCGGGCCGCCTCCGCCGCGCCGGGCCTTGGCCCCACGGCGCCAAGACTTACCCTCTGCTGGCACCGAGGCTGAGAGGTGCACCCTGTGCACCCGCGCGCTTCAG GATGAAGAGGGCCCCCTGTgttgcccccaccccagctgcccTCTAAGAGCCCATGTGATCTGCCTGGCAGAGGAGTTCCTGCAGGAGGAGCCAGGGCAACTTCTGCCCCTAGAGGGCCAGTGCCCTGG CTGTAAGAACTCACTGTTGTGGGGAGACCTGATCTGGCTGTGCAGGATGGGCACTGAGGAGGAAGACGAGGAAGACGAGGACTCGGAATTGGAGGAG GAACACTGGACAGACATGCTGGCGCCCTGA
- the SGF29 gene encoding SAGA-associated factor 29 produces MALVSADSRIAELLTELHQLIKQTQEERSRSEHNLVNIQKTHERMQTENKISPYYRTKLRGLYTTAKADAEAECNILRKALDKIAEIKSLLEERRIAAKIAGLYNDSEPPRKTMRRGVLMTLLQQSAMTLPLWIGKPGDKPPPLCGAIPASGDYVAKPGDKVAARVKAVDGDEQWILAEVVSYSHATNKYEVDDIDEEGKERHTLSRRRIIPLPQWKANPETDPEALFQKEQLVLALYPQTTCFYRALIHTPPQRPQDDYSVLFEDTSYADGYSPPLNVAQRYVVACKEPKKK; encoded by the exons GAAGAACGTTCTCGGAGTGAACACAACTTGGTGAACATCCAGAAGACCCATGAGAGGATGCAGACAGAGAACAAGA TCTCTCCCTACTACCGGACAAAGCTGCGTGGCCTCTACACAACCGCCAAGGCTGACGCAGAGGCCGAATGCAA CATCCTTCGGAAGGCCCTAGATAAGATTGCTGAAATCAAGTCTCTGTTGGAAGAGAGGCGGATCG CGGCCAAGATCGCAGGCCTGTACAACGACTCGGAGCCCCCCCGGAAGACCATGCGCAGAGGGGTGCTGATGACCTTGCTGCAGCAGTCAGCCATGACCCTGCCCCTATGGATCGGGAAGCCTGGTGACAA ACCCCCACCCCTCTGTGGGGCCATTCCAGCCTCAGGGGACTACGTGGCCAAACCTGGAGACAAGGTGGCTGCCCGGGTGAAGGCTGTGGATGGGGATGAGCAGTGGATCCTGGCCGAGGTGGTCAGTTACAGCCATGCCACCAACAA GTATGAGGTGGATGACATTGATGAAGAAGGCAAAGA GAGACACACCCTGAGCCGGCGGCGCATCATTCCCCTGCCCCAGTGGAAGGCCAACCCTGAGACAGACCCCGAAGCCCTCTTCCAGAAGGAGCAGCTCGTGCTGGCCCTGTATCCCCAGACCACCTGCTTCTACCGTGCCCTGATCCACACACCCCCACAACGG CCCCAGGATGACTATTCGGTCCTGTTTGAAGATACCTCCTATGCAGACGGCTATTCCCCTCCCCTCAATGTGGCCCAGAGGTACGTGGTGGCCTGTAAGGAGCCCAAGAAAAAGTGA